One window of the Rufibacter radiotolerans genome contains the following:
- a CDS encoding GNAT family N-acetyltransferase yields the protein MIQLKTPRLFIQPLTKTQQELYLANNGSLEKELGLNYTPKKINEDLEDSLKNFFLPLITKHPQHHLFYTLWAMVLKEEQTLVGDLCFKGPPDDDGKVEIGYGTYDGFQKQGLMTEAVAGLVHWCQQQSRIKTLTAETEASNEASEKVLIRNHFTLDCQTRDNSWWIRKVSE from the coding sequence ATGATTCAGTTAAAAACCCCGCGGCTCTTTATCCAACCTCTTACCAAAACACAGCAGGAACTGTATCTGGCCAACAACGGCTCCCTGGAAAAAGAACTAGGCCTGAATTATACACCCAAAAAAATAAATGAAGACCTGGAAGATTCTTTAAAGAACTTCTTTCTGCCGCTCATCACCAAGCACCCGCAACACCACCTGTTTTATACCCTCTGGGCGATGGTACTGAAGGAGGAGCAAACCCTGGTGGGCGATCTGTGTTTCAAAGGTCCGCCTGACGATGACGGCAAGGTAGAGATTGGATACGGCACCTATGACGGGTTTCAAAAACAGGGACTGATGACCGAGGCGGTAGCCGGCCTGGTGCACTGGTGCCAACAGCAATCCCGTATCAAAACCCTCACCGCCGAAACGGAAGCCAGCAACGAAGCCTCTGAAAAAGTCCTGATCAGAAACCACTTCACCCTGGACTGCCAAACCCGCGACAACTCTTGGTGGATAAGGAAAGTGAGTGAGTGA